From Desulfovibrio oxyclinae DSM 11498, the proteins below share one genomic window:
- a CDS encoding DJ-1/PfpI family protein, with translation MAKKILMLVGDFVEDYEVMVPFQMLTMVGHEVHAVCPDKKSGDTVKTSIHDFEGDQTYTEKRGHNFMLTFDFDKVNPADYDALVIPGGRAPEYLRLNEKVLEFTRHFFETDKPVASVCHGQQILVAAGVMKDRSGMAYPAVKPEIEVAGGCWISQNETFSDAYVDGNLVTAAAWPAHPEWIRKFLELLGTKIEA, from the coding sequence ATGGCCAAGAAGATTCTCATGCTCGTCGGCGATTTCGTCGAAGACTACGAAGTTATGGTCCCCTTCCAGATGCTGACCATGGTCGGCCACGAAGTACACGCCGTTTGCCCCGACAAAAAGTCCGGGGATACCGTGAAGACCTCCATTCACGACTTTGAAGGCGACCAGACCTACACCGAAAAACGCGGCCACAACTTCATGCTCACCTTCGACTTCGACAAGGTGAACCCTGCCGACTACGACGCTCTCGTCATCCCCGGCGGCCGAGCCCCCGAATACCTGCGTCTCAACGAAAAAGTGCTCGAATTTACCCGCCACTTCTTCGAAACCGACAAGCCCGTCGCCTCCGTATGCCATGGCCAGCAGATCCTCGTGGCCGCTGGCGTCATGAAAGACCGCTCCGGTATGGCCTATCCCGCCGTCAAACCGGAAATCGAAGTTGCCGGTGGCTGCTGGATCAGCCAGAATGAAACCTTCAGCGACGCCTACGTGGACGGCAACCTCGTCACCGCCGCCGCATGGCCCGCGCATCCCGAATGGATTCGCAAATTCCTCGAACTGCTCGGTACCAAGATCGAAGCCTAG
- a CDS encoding phosphatidylglycerophosphatase A family protein yields MQNEQIKNRLALFISTVGYSGYLKPAPGTWGSLAAMLLAPALFMPLNIPGRLAILLIILGIGTWAATRTERITATKDPGSIVIDELLGLWATYCLFPELSPLLYLLGFGFFRLFDILKPWPVKNLETAFEGGLGVMIDDVAAGIYAAFCLGLFNYILL; encoded by the coding sequence ATGCAAAACGAACAGATAAAAAACCGCCTCGCACTCTTCATATCCACAGTCGGCTACAGCGGCTACCTCAAGCCCGCCCCCGGCACCTGGGGATCCCTTGCCGCCATGCTGCTGGCCCCCGCCCTCTTCATGCCCCTCAACATCCCCGGACGGCTGGCCATACTGCTCATAATCCTCGGCATCGGCACATGGGCCGCCACCAGAACCGAACGCATCACCGCCACAAAAGACCCCGGCAGCATCGTCATAGACGAACTGCTCGGCCTCTGGGCCACCTACTGCCTGTTCCCCGAACTGTCACCGTTACTCTACCTGCTCGGCTTCGGCTTTTTCCGACTCTTCGATATCCTCAAGCCATGGCCTGTAAAAAATCTCGAAACAGCCTTTGAAGGCGGACTCGGGGTCATGATCGATGACGTCGCAGCAGGCATCTACGCCGCATTCTGTCTGGGATTGTTTAACTATATCCTGCTGTAG